The Hevea brasiliensis isolate MT/VB/25A 57/8 chromosome 1, ASM3005281v1, whole genome shotgun sequence DNA segment AGAGGACAGCTTCTTTTCAAAGATGGTATTGTATGATAATGCCAGTAGCAATAGAGAAGCCAATAATGGTGCTTGCAGCTAGCCTGTGCTTTAACCAATGTTCCTCAATCAAACACCATCAAGGCTACATTTGCAAGCACACACATAAAGCACCCTTGTATAAAGGTCTAGTACCTGTCTGTGAACCCCTCTTCTACACAAGCTATATTTTACAATCTAGCACCGTCCTCTGCAGGAGACCTTGTCAGCTGTTAAAACAACAAGGAAAATAGTATAGAGGTGAACAACAAATTGTACCAATCCTTTCTCTGGCAATTGATAAACTGCTACTTCCACTAATCATTCTAATAATTATCAAGTTAGAATGCTCTTTTCTAAACCAGCAACATTCATTTTTCCTCCTACCAATACATTTTCAATAATGCAAGCATGCATAGCATACAGCAAAAACATAAAACAAGAGATATAGTAAATAAATATTTCGagctaaaaagaaaattttattaagtCCAAATGATGAGGACCCATCCAAAAATGGCTACCTGACCATATGGTTTCTCTTCTTTAAAAACTATTAAAAAAGAGAAATTGACATCCTATCTAGAACCACCAATAACAAAAATCCTTAAATGACAACAACAGTGACCATACAGAAACAACAATGAGCTAGAGCTAGAGCTGCATAAGCAAAACTAACAATGATCAACCTAATATTTCGATTCTTTACTCAACAAATACTTCCTCAAAACATCCATAACTGACCCAAAATCAGCCTTAACACTCACAGGTGGATTAGCAATCCTACAAGCCATATCCTTAATATCACTAGAGTGATAATCAATCTTACTCTGAGTAAACTTTAACCCATGAGCAGTACTCACAACCACTGTCCGATCAGTAGGCCCTATAACCCCACTATTCCTGAGCTTAATCAATGCTGTCAATGCCACCCCTGTATGTGGACATATAAACATCCCAGTAGAATCTGCTTGCGCCATTGCATCCATTAGCTCCTCCTCAGTAGCCTCCTCAACAATCCCATTTGAATTTTGTAATGCATAAACAGCTCTGTCAATTGAAACGGGATCACCAATCTGAATAGCTGATGCAAATGTGCTATTTGCTTTAACAGGTTTAAACTCTTTCCATCCTGACTTATAATACAAATACAGGGGATTTGCATTTGCAGCTTGTGCACAAACTAGCCTAGGAATCCTATCCACAAGCCCCAACTCTTTACACATATGAAACCCTTTATAAAAGGCATATATATTACCCAAATTACCTCCTGGAACAATAACCCACTCAGGCACTTCCCAATCAAACTGCTGTAAAATCTCAATTGCAGCAGTTTTCTGACCCTCCAGCCTCAAACTATTAAGTGAATTTGCTAAATAAATAGGCAACTCAGCAGTAACCTCCCTTATTAACTGCATGcacccatcaaaatcagtatcaatACTCAAAACAAAAGCCCCATTGGCAATGGGCTGCACTAGTTGGGCCATGGAAATCTTATTTGCTGGTAGAAAAACAATAGAAGGAATACCCGCAGAAGCACAGTAAGCAGATAGTGCGGCGGAGGTGTCACCAGTGGAAGCGCAGCCAACTCCAACCACTGGTTTGTTCATTTTTCGCAACCTGTTCACTTGGCTGACCAGTACCGTCATACCCAAATCTTTAAAGCTCCCAGTATGGCTGATCCCACAATGCTTGACCCACAAATCGTTCATGTTCAAAAACTGCTTCCCATATCTCTCCGCCCAAAACAGATTCGAGTTCCCTTCAAAGGCGCTAACAATATCATCGCTAGATATCTCAGGCAAAACCCACTCCTTCTTAGACCAAACTCCGGATCCGTACGGCCAAGTGGTCTTCCCAACCCGGGAATCGAAGAGTGCACGCCAGTAAGAACCCGGGAAGGCCTTGAGGGCGGAGATGTCATGTTGAACGTCGAGGAGGCCACCGGACTGAGAACGGTAAACGATCTCATCAAGGGAGTATGATTCTGAGCAAGTGGGTCCGGCATTGAAGGGGACGTATTTGGCGGAGAAGTTGTTGTCGGGTTGTGGGTGAGTAAGGCTGTGGCGGCGGGCCTCTTCGCGGATGTTGCAACCTTTGTAGGTAGTGGGGGCGCTGGTGGTTGGAGATGGAGCTGTAGATTTAGAAGGATTATCAAAGGTGGAGGCTTTGATGGAGAGGAAATGAGGAGTGGGTTTAACATAGCGAGAGGGTGTGGTTCTGGTTTTAGAGGCGAGATATGGAGATTGAAGAAGCGAAGATGCGGCCATTGGAGAGTTTGAGAGAGGAAGCTCTAGTGAGAAGAGGCTTGGTTGGTGAGGCGTGAGTAGCGAGGACCGGGAACAGCGTAATTGACCAAGATCTGAGGGATTccagtaaaattaattaatttcataaacAACGGGATGCATAACGGGGAGAGGAAGGGGaataaagaaaggaaaataatttttattttatattttttatatttttttatttgagaATGAACGAAAAATgatgagggagaaaaataaagtttatatattttttttattttaaaaaaattaaaagaaaaaaaataatcttatttttttaatttatcattttaccctaaattttataaattatgtgaaagttaatataaacaaataaaaatatatttgaaatttTCTTCAATcaagtatttttttttcttaagtaaTTTATTTTccctttaaattaaaaaaagtaataaatataaaataaatattattttttttaatttatttctttcacttttaaatatgaaaaagtgataatttccttttattttttattatttatttatttcctttcttttttttacatttaaataAAAACTTAATTCGTTGGAATGGGATacctataaaatattaaaaaaataaaacaaattataaaagctaaaAAGAGTTGttagattgatttttttttattttaatttaatttttatatttataataaaagaatctattttttaatttaaaaattttcatttaaaaaaaattaaacgtatgagaatttaattatttcttaaaataatttatttcaaaaaagttttaatagtaattttattatgataagttaaattttaataattatattaaaattcaaTCAACATTATTAAGTCAAATTATTCGTTAAAATTTGGCTATTTAAGGGTTTGCCTgagaaataattaaataaaattttttgaaatttatttgagaatctaaatttcaaatatgaaaaaatatctaaaatttcttttttaataggaataattatatttaaatcaaatgaattttattaataaaaacttgATCAATAACACATTTtgagattaattaaaatattatctcttttatttttaacatattttagtttaaagaaaaaagatattattatttttatatttatcaaatagctaaatcctgGTAAAATAAGGGGGGTGTTTATATAAAAGCTAACAGagtcaaaattttataaaaaaaatttgtgaagaaattatttttatattaatttaaaaataaaatttgacatGACGTGTCACGGAATGAAACTATCTGTGTGACAGTATGGGGTATCGACGGTACCGTTTCAGTTGAGTAGCAAAAAGCCAAGTGCAGGGCAAGAAGATGCGTATAAATACTCCACCCACCCGCACCCGCTAAACCCTTAAACCCTAAACATAACGAGCATAAGCTTCAGCAATAGCAAGCGAGAGACAGAGGGAGAGGGGGAGAGTCGAGAACAACTCTTATCAAttgggagttgggtaaagttctTTTATTCTATTCTTTTTGGTTTCACTACTCAAAgcccattttttttcttcttctctgttttctctctctctctctctctctctctctctctttcttctctaTTGGAATTATCATCATTCTCTTGCTTTTTTCTAAAACCCGAATAAAATTTACtaatatgtaatattttttttttctgggttTATGGAACTATTGTcgatatttcttaaattttcagtATTAATTTTCGTTTTGTCTTTCACTTTCCCAGCTTTCTGAGCTAAGctgcttttttattattttgtaattaaaattttaaaggatTCTTTTTTCTTGTTTCGCTTGTAGATTGTTTTTGTTTTAACACTTCTTGGTTGTGCAGGTTTGCCTAGCTTAAAGGGAATTGCTTCAGGATTGTATATCCTTTTGTTGTCAGTGTCAGAGAGATAATATACACCATATATGCTTTAGCACACACATCTTAATTTCAATTTTGACGCCCACATTTATTAGTATAATTTTGACACCTACAACTGTTAAGTGTATATATTGATATACAGACGTATTTAAGATTTTTATCAGATGGCAATGGATGGAAGTTTCAGTCTTGAATCTGCAGTCAAGAGGTTCCTTTCACGATGCCCAGAGCTTGCTAGAACTCGGAAGCTCAGTTATCTTGAAAAGAAGGTGGCTGTTTAGCAACTTATGTCATATTCTTTGTTTGAGAGAAACAAGAGAATGATAAGTCCAATGCACTTCTTTTTTTGTATGGAATACAATCTAGgctttatatgtaatgattaggtttTCTTTATGCTTGTTAGTTTGTTGGAAATCTAAACGCTTAAATTGATCTTCAACAGGCACTATGGTAGCTACTGTTTCTGGTTTTCTATCGTTTGCCCAAGTTAATTAGGAACTATGTTTTTTTGGTTTGACAACTTTTTGATGCTAATAATTGATTCTACCCCAAATGGACATGACAAAATCAAATGAATTGAGACTGTTTATTtatggtatttttttttttaattcaaatattCCTCTTTGAACATGGGTTGTGCAGGGACACATGGTGACAGAAGAAGAAGTTATAAATTCAGTAGCAGAACTATTTGTGAACCCAAATTATACAATCCCCTTGATTGGGTGTCTCAGACCACTAGCTCGAAAGATCATAGATGAAGCTGTGTCTTTGTTAGGCCAGTGCAATCTGAATTCCAACCTGGATGGCACTGTGGTGGATCCAAGAGAGCTTGTTAATGGAG contains these protein-coding regions:
- the LOC110641540 gene encoding threonine synthase, chloroplastic; its protein translation is MAASSLLQSPYLASKTRTTPSRYVKPTPHFLSIKASTFDNPSKSTAPSPTTSAPTTYKGCNIREEARRHSLTHPQPDNNFSAKYVPFNAGPTCSESYSLDEIVYRSQSGGLLDVQHDISALKAFPGSYWRALFDSRVGKTTWPYGSGVWSKKEWVLPEISSDDIVSAFEGNSNLFWAERYGKQFLNMNDLWVKHCGISHTGSFKDLGMTVLVSQVNRLRKMNKPVVGVGCASTGDTSAALSAYCASAGIPSIVFLPANKISMAQLVQPIANGAFVLSIDTDFDGCMQLIREVTAELPIYLANSLNSLRLEGQKTAAIEILQQFDWEVPEWVIVPGGNLGNIYAFYKGFHMCKELGLVDRIPRLVCAQAANANPLYLYYKSGWKEFKPVKANSTFASAIQIGDPVSIDRAVYALQNSNGIVEEATEEELMDAMAQADSTGMFICPHTGVALTALIKLRNSGVIGPTDRTVVVSTAHGLKFTQSKIDYHSSDIKDMACRIANPPVSVKADFGSVMDVLRKYLLSKESKY